One stretch of Nitrospirae bacterium YQR-1 DNA includes these proteins:
- a CDS encoding pilus assembly protein PilP: MVLAALFASEGALFAENPPEEVPPAPVARIPKPVIYPYNAMGRRDPFMSIIDLNKRKRTETKEGKKRRVLSPLELVDLGSIQLSGILSDPQGKYALVTITGGKSFVIREGTPIGPNGGIVSKINSDNFIITEESTDPYGKPVPITTKIRLRKEEEE; the protein is encoded by the coding sequence ATGGTATTGGCGGCATTGTTTGCCTCTGAAGGTGCGCTGTTTGCTGAGAACCCTCCAGAAGAGGTGCCGCCGGCTCCTGTTGCCAGAATCCCTAAACCTGTAATCTATCCATACAACGCAATGGGAAGGCGTGACCCCTTCATGTCTATAATTGACTTAAATAAAAGGAAACGTACTGAGACTAAAGAGGGTAAAAAGAGGAGAGTGCTCTCTCCGCTTGAGCTTGTTGATTTAGGCTCAATACAGCTCTCAGGTATACTCTCGGACCCTCAGGGCAAATACGCATTGGTTACTATTACCGGCGGAAAGTCCTTTGTAATAAGGGAAGGAACGCCGATAGGGCCAAATGGTGGCATAGTGTCAAAAATTAACTCTGATAATTTTATAATTACAGAGGAAAGCACAGATCCATACGGGAAGCCGGTACCGATTACTACTAAAATCAGGCTAAGAAAAGAGGAGGAGGAGTGA
- a CDS encoding AMIN domain-containing protein: MTGRGNAVLAGLILLLLCNCTSVKKDSESAASGALNKITNIEISGFNIKVEAVEPFNYEILHSDSRLTHGVFLQGVSAEGFDGKTLSSGQGTPAVVIAVSGTADNVTVSESSNLEITSDSAFTIEPLQEGNILKMKLLRAEESMKTIDSGTMGKFITGIEFKQTDDTSVVEIAGDGPLVPDVFSLEGRIVVDIPSVQLFPMAQVRVQSPLTGIRWGQHKDKVRIVLDLADKVKYDVQLHNKGLSVRLSAQSKMEDIRSTKKLTDDLLQKSTPETAVAKAPDFKDHLISLDFKDADVVSIIRLISEVSGANIVLDPGVAGKITIKLKDMSWQKALDLILRTHNLEKTVIDNTIRIYNPQSNKAATDTEETTGRQIVIKDLNITLTGLNGSVKTIRKANITSENGKLRLDLNVTVDSAKHPVKAKTTRKPLKKHKKKGSRL; this comes from the coding sequence GTGACGGGAAGAGGAAACGCTGTCTTAGCCGGTCTCATCCTTCTATTGCTTTGCAATTGTACGTCTGTTAAGAAAGACTCTGAGAGTGCCGCCTCCGGCGCTCTTAACAAAATAACCAATATAGAGATTTCCGGATTTAATATAAAAGTGGAAGCCGTGGAGCCGTTTAACTATGAGATTTTGCACTCAGACAGCCGTTTAACACACGGTGTGTTTCTGCAGGGGGTCAGTGCCGAGGGGTTTGACGGTAAAACACTCTCCTCAGGGCAGGGAACGCCTGCGGTGGTGATTGCCGTAAGCGGCACTGCGGACAATGTAACCGTCTCAGAGAGCAGCAATTTGGAGATAACTTCTGATTCAGCCTTTACCATTGAGCCGTTACAGGAAGGTAACATCCTTAAAATGAAACTATTGCGTGCCGAGGAGAGTATGAAAACGATTGACTCCGGCACAATGGGTAAGTTCATAACCGGTATAGAGTTTAAACAAACTGATGACACCTCTGTTGTGGAGATAGCAGGAGACGGCCCTCTGGTTCCGGATGTGTTTAGCCTTGAGGGGCGTATTGTTGTTGATATACCGTCAGTGCAGCTGTTTCCGATGGCTCAGGTAAGGGTGCAAAGTCCGCTGACTGGAATAAGATGGGGACAGCATAAAGATAAAGTAAGGATTGTACTTGATTTAGCCGATAAGGTTAAGTATGATGTGCAACTGCATAACAAAGGCCTCTCGGTAAGGCTCTCGGCTCAGAGTAAGATGGAAGACATCCGGAGCACAAAAAAGCTGACAGATGATTTGCTTCAGAAATCTACGCCTGAGACAGCCGTCGCCAAAGCGCCTGACTTTAAGGACCATCTCATATCACTTGATTTTAAAGATGCAGATGTGGTCTCCATAATAAGGCTTATATCTGAAGTAAGCGGGGCAAACATTGTGTTAGACCCGGGTGTAGCCGGTAAGATAACGATAAAACTAAAGGATATGTCCTGGCAAAAGGCACTTGATCTGATACTGCGGACACATAACCTTGAAAAGACAGTCATTGACAACACTATCAGGATATACAACCCGCAGAGCAATAAAGCAGCAACTGATACAGAGGAAACAACAGGCCGCCAGATAGTAATAAAAGATTTAAATATAACGCTGACCGGTCTTAACGGAAGCGTAAAGACGATAAGAAAGGCCAATATAACCTCGGAAAACGGCAAACTAAGACTTGATTTAAATGTTACCGTGGATTCGGCCAAACATCCGGTTAAAGCAAAAACCACAAGGAAACCACTTAAAAAACATAAGAAAAAAGGCAGCCGGCTTTAG